Proteins encoded by one window of Glycine soja cultivar W05 chromosome 15, ASM419377v2, whole genome shotgun sequence:
- the LOC114388648 gene encoding Holliday junction resolvase MOC1, chloroplastic-like isoform X1, which yields MESLHFTPQFRQLQFHFMNKRFPKLKFTISSIHFRAFCASSSSTTTTLTQTQNLSDPQIIVPGKKRRVKASDTQFKENWLASLSNPFPEKTHLLNGEHEPTHQNDGSKWVLGIDPDVSGAVALLKTHGSVCSAQVFDSPHVKILVGKNKTTRRRLDAKSVVELVCGFRAPIGTTAYIEQSLPYPQDGKQGWWSGGFGYGLWIGILVASGFSVIPVPSFTWKAKFKLSGNGTTKDDSRRLASTLFPSMTSMLSRKKDHGRAEALLIAAYGQDQNKFLEPSCCDTILENLEN from the exons atggaatCTCTACATTTCACACCACAGTTCCGTCAACTCCAATTCCATTTCATGAACAAACGATTTcccaaactcaaattcacaatttcCTCCATTCACTTCAGGGCCTtttgtgcttcttcttcttctactactACTACCCTCACCCAAACCCAGAATCTGAGTGACCCTCAAATCATAGTCCCTGGCAAAAAGCGTAGGGTCAAGGCTTCTGATACTCAATTCAAAGAGAATTGGTTGGCTTCACTCTCTAACCCTTTTCCAGAAAAAACACATCTTTTGAATGGAGAGCATGAACCGACCCACCAAAATGACGGCTCCAAATGGGTCCTTGGAATTGACCCAGATGTCTCTGGCGCTGTTGCACTGTTGAAAACACACGGTTCTGTTTGTTCGGCTCAG GTATTTGACTCTCCTCATGTCAAAATACTTGTTGGCAAGAACAAGACAACCCGAAGACGCTTAGATGCCAAGTCTGTTGTTGAGTTGGTTTGTGGTTTTCGTGCTCCAATTG GAACCACTGCGTATATAGAGCAGTCACTCCCTTATCCACAAGATGGGAAGCAG GGCTGGTGGAGTGGAGGATTTGGGTATGGGCTGTGGATTGGCATCTTAGTTGCTTCAGGGTTTTCTGTTATTCCAGTGCCATCTTTTACTTGGAAAGCAAAATTCAAACTCTCTGGAAACGGGACTACAAAG GATGATAGCAGGAGACTTGCGTCCACATTATTTCCTTCAATGACTTCCATGTTAAGTAGGAAAAAAGATCATG GAAGGGCAGAAGCTTTACTAATTGCAGCATATggacaagaccaaaacaaattcTTGGAACCTTCTTGTTGTGACACTATCCTcgaaaatttagaaaattga
- the LOC114388648 gene encoding Holliday junction resolvase MOC1, chloroplastic-like isoform X2, with protein sequence MESLHFTPQFRQLQFHFMNKRFPKLKFTISSIHFRAFCASSSSTTTTLTQTQNLSDPQIIVPGKKRRVKASDTQFKENWLASLSNPFPEKTHLLNGEHEPTHQNDGSKWVLGIDPDVSGAVALLKTHGSVCSAQVFDSPHVKILVGKNKTTRRRLDAKSVVELVCGFRAPIGTTAYIEQSLPYPQDGKQDDSRRLASTLFPSMTSMLSRKKDHGRAEALLIAAYGQDQNKFLEPSCCDTILENLEN encoded by the exons atggaatCTCTACATTTCACACCACAGTTCCGTCAACTCCAATTCCATTTCATGAACAAACGATTTcccaaactcaaattcacaatttcCTCCATTCACTTCAGGGCCTtttgtgcttcttcttcttctactactACTACCCTCACCCAAACCCAGAATCTGAGTGACCCTCAAATCATAGTCCCTGGCAAAAAGCGTAGGGTCAAGGCTTCTGATACTCAATTCAAAGAGAATTGGTTGGCTTCACTCTCTAACCCTTTTCCAGAAAAAACACATCTTTTGAATGGAGAGCATGAACCGACCCACCAAAATGACGGCTCCAAATGGGTCCTTGGAATTGACCCAGATGTCTCTGGCGCTGTTGCACTGTTGAAAACACACGGTTCTGTTTGTTCGGCTCAG GTATTTGACTCTCCTCATGTCAAAATACTTGTTGGCAAGAACAAGACAACCCGAAGACGCTTAGATGCCAAGTCTGTTGTTGAGTTGGTTTGTGGTTTTCGTGCTCCAATTG GAACCACTGCGTATATAGAGCAGTCACTCCCTTATCCACAAGATGGGAAGCAG GATGATAGCAGGAGACTTGCGTCCACATTATTTCCTTCAATGACTTCCATGTTAAGTAGGAAAAAAGATCATG GAAGGGCAGAAGCTTTACTAATTGCAGCATATggacaagaccaaaacaaattcTTGGAACCTTCTTGTTGTGACACTATCCTcgaaaatttagaaaattga